Proteins encoded together in one Candidatus Bathyarchaeota archaeon window:
- a CDS encoding THUMP domain-containing protein, whose amino-acid sequence MLGDFNLLVSTSRRNERKACNEFWYLLREAGDLSAEVEPSNISGLVVSKTSLDPVKAVEKLRNILLQKPWEFRYVLKVRPIQLIVPTDLGEIGAKAAELASANIADGESFRVTVEKRRSGLGSREIVEEVAGRIGRKVNLEQPDKIVLIEVLGDITGISVIPPEAILSVERERRAL is encoded by the coding sequence ATGTTGGGAGATTTCAACCTTTTAGTTTCTACTTCACGCCGCAACGAGAGGAAGGCTTGTAACGAGTTCTGGTACCTCCTACGGGAGGCAGGCGATCTATCAGCGGAGGTTGAACCCTCAAATATATCCGGTTTAGTGGTGTCTAAGACAAGCCTCGATCCGGTTAAGGCTGTGGAGAAGCTGCGGAATATTCTGCTTCAAAAGCCTTGGGAGTTCAGGTATGTCCTAAAGGTTCGTCCAATCCAGCTAATCGTCCCCACCGATTTAGGGGAGATAGGAGCCAAAGCTGCGGAGTTGGCTTCAGCCAATATAGCTGATGGGGAGAGCTTCAGGGTCACCGTGGAGAAGAGGAGGAGCGGTTTAGGGAGCAGGGAGATCGTGGAAGAAGTTGCCGGTAGGATAGGACGTAAAGTTAACTTAGAGCAGCCGGACAAGATAGTTTTAATCGAAGTTTTAGGGGATATAACTGGCATATCGGTGATCCCTCCGGAAGCCATACTCTCGGTGGAGAGGGAGAGGAGGGCCTTATAG
- a CDS encoding NTP transferase domain-containing protein: protein MKAVILAAGKGVRLQPLTENRPKQMLPVAGKPILGHILDALRSVDVEHLLVVVGDMAQAIKGYVESLSLPFPAEYIQQRDPRGTGHAAALAAERIRGEPLLLLYGDVIPSPNLIERILERYEEHGLPLIAASEADDLEGFGVVESSDGLLDRIVEKPSSPPAPEVLINVGIYVLTPEVLKKTGEVEVSPRGEIELTDALNASARGGKIGVVQASREEWIHIGYPWDLLRANMRLLSGIHTSILGEVEGDVRISGPVIIREGSLIRAGSTIEGPALIGEGSKVGPNAYIRRFTFLDRNVRVGNACEVKNSIIMEGTRIPHFSYVGDSVIGCDCNLGAGTMVANLRFDEAHVKSTVKGERVSTGERKFGAVIGDNVRTGINVSLMPGVKIGCGSWIGPGTVVSRDIPPRVFVTSEQKLKYVKL, encoded by the coding sequence TTGAAGGCGGTTATCTTAGCTGCTGGCAAGGGCGTACGGCTACAGCCCCTAACCGAGAATAGACCCAAACAGATGCTCCCAGTAGCTGGTAAACCCATACTTGGACATATACTCGATGCGCTTAGGAGCGTAGACGTTGAGCATCTCCTAGTCGTAGTAGGTGATATGGCCCAAGCCATAAAGGGATACGTGGAAAGCTTAAGCCTACCCTTCCCGGCCGAGTATATTCAACAGCGGGATCCGAGAGGTACGGGCCACGCAGCCGCCCTAGCGGCTGAGAGGATCCGCGGGGAGCCCCTCCTGCTCCTGTACGGGGATGTGATCCCCTCGCCTAATCTTATAGAGAGGATCCTGGAGAGATATGAAGAGCATGGCTTACCCCTCATAGCAGCCTCAGAGGCGGACGACCTGGAGGGCTTCGGCGTCGTAGAATCCTCTGATGGACTGCTCGACAGGATCGTGGAGAAGCCCAGTAGCCCCCCCGCCCCTGAGGTATTGATCAACGTTGGAATCTACGTCTTAACGCCCGAAGTTTTGAAGAAGACTGGAGAGGTGGAGGTTTCTCCTCGAGGCGAGATAGAGTTAACTGATGCGTTAAATGCTTCAGCTAGAGGAGGAAAGATAGGCGTAGTCCAGGCTTCGCGGGAGGAGTGGATCCATATAGGGTATCCCTGGGACCTGTTGAGGGCGAATATGAGGCTTCTGAGCGGGATCCACACCTCAATTTTAGGGGAGGTGGAGGGGGACGTGAGGATCTCGGGACCCGTGATCATAAGGGAGGGCAGCCTCATAAGGGCTGGTTCCACCATAGAGGGCCCAGCCCTCATAGGCGAGGGATCCAAGGTAGGCCCCAACGCCTATATAAGGAGGTTCACGTTCCTCGACAGGAACGTAAGGGTCGGGAACGCATGTGAGGTTAAGAACAGCATAATCATGGAGGGGACTAGGATACCCCACTTCTCTTATGTGGGCGATAGCGTTATAGGCTGTGACTGCAACCTGGGCGCTGGGACGATGGTCGCTAACCTAAGGTTCGACGAGGCCCACGTTAAGTCCACCGTGAAGGGGGAGAGGGTCTCCACGGGCGAGCGGAAATTCGGGGCTGTAATCGGGGACAACGTTAGAACAGGCATAAACGTGAGCTTGATGCCCGGGGTTAAGATTGGATGCGGATCATGGATAGGCCCGGGCACCGTGGTTTCAAGGGATATCCCCCCGAGGGTATTCGTGACCTCGGAGCAGAAACTTAAATACGTAAAGTTATAG
- a CDS encoding 30S ribosomal protein S3ae — MPRYTKVKDKWRVKRWYAVRTPPYFGDMEVASIPAEDPDKLVGRVVETTLYDITGDFSHQPIRLRFLITEFKDGKAVTILKGHEYAADYLRSLVRRGTSRIDGIFTVTTKDGYITRVSIVAFTRHRIKASQEHAIREVMRKVIEEKAKELTYEQLSQEMVLGPTPTLGGKIGSDIYNLAKKITPLRHVGVRKSKLLAIPLAPRREGTLEVTEGTGGLGEGGEALNIKELQREG; from the coding sequence TTGCCGAGATATACGAAGGTAAAGGATAAGTGGCGTGTGAAGAGATGGTACGCTGTTAGGACCCCTCCATATTTCGGGGATATGGAGGTGGCATCCATACCAGCTGAGGATCCAGATAAGCTTGTAGGGAGGGTGGTGGAGACAACCCTCTACGACATCACGGGCGACTTCTCCCACCAGCCCATAAGGCTGAGGTTCCTGATCACCGAGTTTAAGGATGGAAAGGCTGTAACCATCCTTAAAGGGCATGAATACGCGGCGGACTATCTTAGGAGCCTCGTGAGGAGGGGTACAAGCAGGATCGACGGGATATTCACGGTAACTACTAAGGATGGATACATTACAAGGGTCTCTATAGTGGCTTTTACAAGGCATAGGATAAAGGCATCCCAGGAGCATGCCATAAGGGAGGTTATGCGGAAAGTCATAGAGGAGAAGGCGAAGGAGCTCACGTATGAGCAACTCTCTCAGGAGATGGTCCTAGGACCCACCCCGACCCTGGGCGGTAAGATAGGATCGGACATCTACAACCTGGCCAAGAAGATAACCCCCTTAAGGCATGTAGGGGTTAGGAAGTCGAAGCTCTTAGCCATCCCGTTGGCGCCGAGGAGGGAGGGGACCTTAGAGGTCACCGAGGGCACCGGTGGACTTGGAGAAGGGGGAGAAGCATTAAATATTAAGGAGTTGCAGAGAGAAGGCTGA
- a CDS encoding Mov34/MPN/PAD-1 family protein: MFKVRISSEALHKIMRHVSRPYEQIGLLIGEVNGGTVIVRDAVRGEGSAGNSHSTISPESMARVAHAILTGKINGRIVGWYHSHVGCGVFMSNVDVQTQLVLQQFSQYVISLVIDSRTGELAAFTYNQPLGVVQLPIEFI; this comes from the coding sequence TTGTTTAAGGTAAGGATAAGCTCAGAGGCTCTACATAAAATAATGCGGCATGTGAGTAGGCCTTACGAGCAGATAGGCCTTCTAATAGGTGAGGTGAACGGGGGCACAGTCATAGTTAGAGACGCTGTTAGGGGCGAGGGGTCGGCTGGAAACTCCCATTCCACGATCTCGCCGGAGAGCATGGCCAGGGTGGCCCATGCCATCCTAACTGGGAAAATCAACGGCAGGATCGTGGGATGGTATCACTCCCACGTGGGATGCGGGGTCTTCATGTCCAACGTGGATGTGCAGACGCAGCTGGTTCTACAACAGTTCTCCCAATACGTGATCTCACTGGTCATAGACTCTAGGACCGGAGAGTTAGCCGCCTTCACATATAACCAGCCTTTAGGCGTGGTCCAGCTACCCATAGAATTTATATGA
- a CDS encoding DUF2095 family protein, which translates to MVEMDLEEFKRKYPHLALEMQGSSNRSLRSLMEGGVDPFLGYEPRAEDYIRRCNSEGEAERTIEWLLEKGELSEGEAEELKRRLKAGGLRGFGPRKRPGHYLRSTGYI; encoded by the coding sequence TTGGTGGAGATGGACCTGGAGGAGTTCAAGAGAAAGTATCCTCACCTAGCCTTGGAGATGCAGGGCTCATCCAATAGGAGCTTGAGATCCCTAATGGAAGGGGGAGTTGACCCCTTCCTAGGCTACGAGCCTAGAGCCGAGGACTACATTAGGCGATGCAACAGCGAGGGGGAGGCTGAGCGGACGATCGAGTGGCTCCTCGAAAAGGGTGAATTATCTGAGGGGGAGGCTGAGGAGCTTAAGCGAAGGCTCAAGGCGGGTGGATTAAGGGGCTTCGGGCCAAGGAAGAGGCCCGGCCACTATTTGAGGAGTACGGGATATATTTAA
- a CDS encoding redox-regulated ATPase YchF: MMTGIVGKPNVGKSTLFSAATLKSVPIANYPFTTIRANKGIGYVRVRCVCRELGVEDNPVNSACIDGNRFIPVELIDCAGLVPGAWHGRGLGNQFLDEVRRADSLIHVVDASGSTDIEGGGCPPGSHDPLEDVAFLEHEIDQWLKGILMKDWLKIARRVESTAEQLETLLSERLSGLSISREEIRYAVKEAGLNPRKPTAWKDDEILRFTSMVRKASKPMLIAANKMDLAPAEENIKRLEGSGYITVPCCAEAELALRRAAQAGLIEYLPGDDHFRIVKPERLTAAQGKALESIQNKILDKWGSTGIQDAINRAFIDLLGAIAVYPVQDPDKLTDHEGRVLPEAHLIPSGTTAKSFASYIHSELGEGFLYAVEVRSGSRVGEDYILKNGDVISIVSTKRRG; this comes from the coding sequence ATGATGACGGGCATCGTAGGTAAACCCAACGTGGGCAAGTCCACCCTCTTCTCCGCGGCCACTCTAAAATCCGTCCCGATAGCTAATTATCCCTTCACGACCATTAGGGCGAATAAGGGAATAGGATACGTCAGGGTTAGATGCGTATGCCGTGAACTCGGGGTTGAGGATAACCCCGTGAACTCGGCGTGCATAGATGGGAACAGGTTCATACCGGTCGAGCTTATAGACTGCGCTGGCTTGGTTCCCGGTGCGTGGCATGGGAGGGGTCTGGGAAACCAGTTCCTAGACGAGGTGAGGAGGGCTGACTCCCTGATCCACGTGGTTGACGCGTCGGGATCCACGGATATCGAGGGGGGAGGGTGCCCCCCTGGATCCCACGATCCTTTAGAGGATGTGGCCTTCCTGGAGCATGAGATCGATCAGTGGCTTAAAGGCATCCTCATGAAGGATTGGCTTAAAATAGCCAGGCGCGTGGAATCCACCGCTGAACAGCTTGAGACCCTGCTCAGCGAGAGGTTGAGCGGCCTATCCATAAGCCGCGAGGAGATACGTTACGCAGTTAAGGAGGCAGGTTTGAACCCTAGAAAGCCCACGGCGTGGAAGGATGATGAGATCCTAAGGTTTACGAGCATGGTCAGGAAAGCCTCTAAACCGATGCTTATAGCCGCCAATAAAATGGATTTAGCCCCCGCTGAAGAGAACATTAAACGCCTTGAAGGGTCAGGATACATCACCGTACCCTGCTGTGCGGAGGCGGAGCTAGCCCTCAGGAGGGCTGCCCAAGCCGGGTTGATAGAATACCTGCCCGGCGACGATCACTTCAGGATAGTGAAGCCTGAAAGGCTAACCGCTGCCCAGGGGAAAGCCCTGGAATCCATCCAGAATAAAATACTTGATAAGTGGGGCTCCACAGGGATCCAGGACGCCATTAACAGGGCCTTCATAGACCTATTAGGTGCGATAGCGGTGTATCCTGTTCAAGACCCCGATAAACTCACAGACCATGAGGGGAGGGTGCTCCCGGAGGCCCACCTAATCCCCTCAGGTACGACCGCTAAAAGCTTCGCCTCATACATCCACAGCGAATTGGGGGAGGGGTTCCTATATGCGGTAGAGGTCAGGTCCGGGAGCCGCGTCGGGGAAGACTACATCCTGAAGAACGGCGACGTAATATCCATAGTCAGCACTAAACGGAGAGGCTAG
- a CDS encoding 50S ribosomal protein L15e — translation MSAYKYMGRAWRRPGESFVEDLMRKMLIGWRRGPSIERVDKPTRLDKARMLGYKAKQGFVVVRVKVRKGGARKQRPRSGRRQKAMGVTKYTRAKSLKEIAQERAGRRYPNLKPLNTYWVWEDGKHAWFEVVMVDPSHPVIKSDKTVAKALGNPVR, via the coding sequence ATGAGCGCATACAAGTATATGGGCAGGGCCTGGAGGAGGCCAGGAGAAAGCTTCGTGGAGGATTTAATGAGGAAGATGCTTATAGGGTGGCGTAGGGGGCCCTCGATAGAGCGTGTGGATAAGCCCACCCGGCTAGACAAGGCTAGGATGCTAGGCTACAAGGCTAAGCAGGGCTTCGTAGTTGTAAGGGTTAAAGTTAGGAAGGGTGGGGCTAGGAAGCAGAGGCCGAGGTCTGGCAGGAGACAGAAGGCCATGGGCGTCACGAAGTATACTAGGGCTAAAAGCTTGAAGGAGATAGCTCAGGAGAGGGCTGGGAGGAGATATCCAAACCTGAAACCCCTTAACACCTACTGGGTATGGGAGGACGGTAAGCATGCATGGTTTGAAGTAGTGATGGTGGATCCCAGCCACCCAGTTATCAAAAGCGACAAAACGGTGGCGAAGGCCCTAGGGAACCCGGTACGGTAA